A genome region from Planctomycetota bacterium includes the following:
- a CDS encoding ABC transporter permease: protein MADNAVIALGSYVTDAICGFGRFTDFIAATFHRILLHPAKSFRWRLLGPQLYAVGVMSIPVVAITGAFIGMILALEGYNQFAAIGQEDRMGGIINVSVVKQIGPVLAAVMVAGRVGCALAAELGTMRVTEQLDAMRAMAADPVQQLVVPRVLACTIMTPILTIYSNMLGSLGAWLVTVKVFGVSGADYWYWTAQFVSWREPLGGLCKSLFFGAAIGLVSCYKGFNCRPGAAGVGQAATASFVASFMAIIMLNLVLAQFLNTFIRWMYPNLPSVFG from the coding sequence ATGGCGGACAACGCAGTCATTGCCCTGGGCTCGTATGTGACGGATGCCATCTGCGGCTTCGGCCGCTTCACCGATTTCATCGCCGCCACCTTCCACCGAATCCTGCTGCATCCGGCCAAGAGCTTCCGCTGGCGGCTGCTGGGGCCGCAGCTCTACGCGGTCGGCGTGATGAGCATTCCGGTGGTGGCGATCACCGGCGCCTTCATCGGCATGATCCTGGCTCTGGAGGGATACAACCAGTTCGCGGCGATCGGCCAGGAGGACCGCATGGGCGGCATCATCAACGTCAGCGTGGTGAAGCAGATCGGCCCGGTGCTCGCCGCGGTCATGGTGGCGGGCCGGGTGGGATGCGCCCTGGCGGCGGAGCTGGGCACCATGCGGGTCACCGAGCAACTCGACGCGATGCGGGCCATGGCCGCCGACCCCGTGCAGCAGCTGGTGGTGCCGCGCGTGCTGGCCTGCACCATCATGACCCCCATCCTCACGATCTACTCGAACATGCTGGGCAGCCTGGGCGCGTGGCTGGTCACGGTGAAGGTCTTCGGCGTCAGCGGCGCGGACTACTGGTACTGGACGGCGCAATTCGTCTCGTGGCGCGAGCCCCTGGGTGGGCTGTGCAAGAGCCTCTTCTTCGGCGCCGCGATCGGATTGGTGTCCTGCTACAAGGGGTTCAACTGCCGGCCCGGCGCCGCCGGCGTCGGCCAGGCGGCGACCGCGAGCTTCGTGGCCAGTTTCATGGCCATCATCATGCTCAACCTGGTGCTGGCGCAGTTCCTCAACACCTTCATCCGCTGGATGTACCCCAACCTGCCCAGCGTCTTCGGATGA
- a CDS encoding OmpA family protein, translated as MAWKRITFLTLVPVLLAACVPQQKYDDLLTAYRGQEQTLLATQSDLQTARTNEERLRAQMAAAAADLEQLQGLRSGAKGDIDKLLADYERLLKQVGEMGVGPLPAELNKALTDLAAQYPDILTFDARTGMLRFSSDFTFDSGSVAIKPAAKTLVDKLAGILNQPVAQQFEVKVVGHTDNVPIRKVAAQHPTNMYLSAHRAISVRDALVSDGVAANRMQVAGYGEYRPVVANGPNGAAANRRVEIFLSPLTIPILSSGDPTERSSGAPAAAPVRSKKGDDEPTK; from the coding sequence TTGGTTCCGGTGTTGCTGGCGGCCTGCGTGCCTCAGCAGAAGTACGACGACCTGCTGACAGCCTACCGCGGACAGGAGCAGACGCTGCTGGCGACGCAGAGCGATCTGCAGACCGCGCGCACCAATGAGGAGCGCCTCCGCGCGCAGATGGCCGCGGCCGCTGCTGATCTCGAACAACTTCAGGGCCTGCGTTCCGGTGCCAAGGGCGACATCGACAAGCTGCTCGCCGACTATGAGCGGCTGCTCAAGCAGGTCGGCGAGATGGGCGTCGGCCCGCTGCCCGCCGAGTTGAACAAGGCGCTGACGGATCTCGCGGCGCAGTACCCGGACATTCTGACCTTCGACGCACGCACCGGCATGCTCCGCTTCTCCAGCGACTTCACCTTCGACTCCGGCTCGGTCGCGATCAAGCCCGCGGCCAAGACCCTCGTCGACAAGCTCGCGGGCATCCTGAACCAACCCGTCGCGCAGCAGTTCGAGGTCAAGGTTGTGGGACACACCGACAACGTGCCGATCCGCAAGGTCGCGGCGCAGCACCCGACCAACATGTACCTCTCCGCCCACCGCGCCATCAGCGTGCGCGACGCGCTGGTTTCCGACGGCGTCGCCGCCAACCGCATGCAGGTCGCCGGCTATGGCGAATACCGTCCGGTGGTGGCCAACGGACCCAACGGCGCAGCCGCCAACCGCCGCGTGGAGATTTTCCTCAGCCCGCTCACCATCCCCATCCTCTCCTCGGGTGATCCGACCGAGCGCTCCTCGGGGGCACCGGCCGCCGCGCCGGTCCGCTCCAAGAAGGGTGACGACGAGCCGACGAAATAA
- a CDS encoding NUDIX domain-containing protein — protein MKISVGAVILNSSGDQILLLRRRQSPEADKWTIPGGRVEPGEAPHEALVRELKEELASASQIIRYIGQFQYAIDELDSPIASLCYLVELLGNPVNAEPEHHSELRWFPMICLPELLAQPATYAAKMLPKLIPTTKVVLPKNVNVLLIQPFFPFADEEALSLPLGLASLIAVLRSHGISAEVLDCNIATDYTTLIRLQSSNLSVPIVGVQFHSDMSVDWARRECAALRRSLPNTIMIGGGEVGSSTAEELVRTNVVDIVVRGEGETTFTALCSAILANRDWHQLPGLTWRTGNKVESTLDAEFITDLDCLPKPDIDAFRWKQYGQWSLFTARGCPFRCTFCSSAAFWRHSVRYHSPERVLEEIERLVQHYSASDIYFADDTFTLNRNRILKLCSLLLLRRIRVRWSCLTRADCVDEELLVQMAAAGCVQISFGLESANDRVLDDVKKNLSMSDVSTALALCRQCGIRSRVSVILGLPSDDIASLGCTLRFLCESRPNEVQIYGLTPHDGTNLYGNLTVAGVHILQEDQSLWSRNALNPVCETNNLTALQIRDAALQFVHAMQELGYVYLNEALTPKKRNLERTVATSFTPIQGIRTGTLGAH, from the coding sequence ATGAAAATAAGCGTTGGCGCAGTGATTCTTAACTCATCTGGGGATCAAATTCTTTTGCTGCGCCGTCGTCAAAGTCCCGAGGCTGACAAATGGACCATTCCCGGTGGCCGAGTAGAACCGGGAGAAGCACCACATGAGGCATTGGTTCGTGAACTGAAAGAGGAACTCGCATCCGCGTCTCAGATAATTCGATACATTGGGCAGTTCCAATATGCAATTGATGAATTGGATTCTCCCATAGCTTCACTTTGCTATCTCGTCGAGCTTTTAGGAAATCCTGTAAACGCAGAGCCTGAACACCACTCGGAGCTTCGGTGGTTTCCGATGATCTGCTTGCCTGAACTTCTCGCACAACCGGCAACGTACGCCGCAAAGATGCTGCCCAAATTAATTCCCACAACGAAAGTAGTGTTACCGAAAAACGTCAATGTATTGCTCATTCAACCATTTTTCCCATTCGCAGACGAAGAAGCGCTGAGTTTGCCCCTCGGACTTGCTTCTCTTATCGCAGTACTACGGTCCCACGGGATTTCCGCGGAAGTGCTGGATTGTAACATAGCGACCGATTACACGACACTTATACGCTTGCAGTCCTCCAATTTAAGCGTGCCAATTGTCGGCGTGCAATTCCACAGCGACATGTCGGTCGATTGGGCGCGACGTGAATGTGCAGCATTAAGAAGATCACTGCCTAACACCATCATGATTGGTGGTGGCGAGGTAGGATCATCAACGGCAGAGGAACTTGTCCGGACAAATGTTGTTGATATCGTGGTTCGAGGTGAAGGAGAAACGACCTTTACCGCTCTGTGCAGCGCCATACTTGCCAATCGGGATTGGCATCAACTTCCCGGCCTGACCTGGCGAACAGGAAATAAAGTTGAGTCCACCTTGGATGCAGAATTCATCACAGATCTCGATTGCTTACCAAAACCCGATATTGACGCTTTCCGTTGGAAGCAATACGGTCAGTGGTCGCTCTTCACCGCTCGTGGCTGTCCATTTCGATGCACATTTTGCAGCTCTGCTGCCTTCTGGCGACATTCTGTTCGTTATCACAGTCCCGAAAGGGTACTGGAGGAAATAGAACGATTAGTGCAACATTATAGCGCGAGTGACATCTACTTCGCCGACGACACGTTTACGTTAAATCGAAATCGGATCTTGAAACTTTGCAGTCTTCTACTGCTTCGAAGAATCCGAGTACGGTGGTCATGCCTTACGCGCGCCGATTGTGTAGACGAAGAACTTCTAGTACAGATGGCTGCGGCTGGCTGTGTACAGATAAGTTTTGGATTAGAATCTGCAAACGATAGGGTTCTTGATGATGTGAAAAAAAACCTGTCGATGTCAGATGTTTCAACGGCGCTTGCACTATGCCGACAATGTGGCATCCGGTCTAGGGTTAGTGTGATTTTGGGTTTACCCTCTGATGATATTGCAAGTTTGGGTTGTACACTTAGATTTCTTTGCGAATCACGCCCAAACGAAGTCCAAATTTACGGATTGACCCCGCACGACGGAACAAACCTGTATGGGAATCTGACCGTAGCTGGCGTTCACATCCTGCAAGAAGATCAGTCTTTGTGGTCGCGTAACGCTCTCAATCCCGTTTGCGAAACGAACAATCTCACGGCCCTTCAGATTCGCGATGCTGCTTTGCAGTTTGTACACGCCATGCAGGAATTGGGATACGTGTATCTCAACGAAGCATTGACTCCCAAGAAAAGAAATTTAGAGCGAACAGTCGCCACGAGTTTCACCCCTATTCAAGGAATACGAACCGGCACATTAGGGGCACATTAA
- a CDS encoding protease inhibitor I42 family protein has protein sequence MLVLKSLIFAALGLGAVISLPGCQAEESPHMMEIRRVPRSSSPSGTSNTITDLGEVLDLETSLEKTIAVGQELKVGFESNAGTGYEWQCQLTDDPFIAVDRPPEIKPVDTGIVGGRILTIFQLHGMSVGTAKITFVLVRPWEKSAAPSKSITLTLHVAGFVPSP, from the coding sequence ATGCTCGTGCTGAAAAGTTTGATCTTCGCGGCGCTTGGCCTGGGCGCGGTGATTTCGCTGCCCGGTTGCCAGGCCGAGGAGTCGCCCCACATGATGGAGATTCGGCGCGTCCCGCGCAGTTCGAGCCCGTCGGGAACTTCCAACACCATCACCGACCTCGGCGAGGTGCTGGATCTGGAGACCTCGCTCGAGAAGACCATCGCGGTGGGCCAGGAGCTGAAGGTGGGGTTCGAATCCAACGCCGGCACCGGCTACGAGTGGCAGTGCCAGCTCACCGATGATCCCTTCATCGCGGTTGATCGGCCACCGGAAATCAAGCCCGTGGACACAGGCATCGTGGGCGGGCGCATTCTCACGATTTTCCAGCTCCATGGGATGAGCGTGGGCACCGCCAAAATCACCTTTGTGCTCGTGCGGCCCTGGGAAAAGTCGGCGGCTCCCTCCAAGTCGATCACTTTGACCCTGCATGTTGCGGGGTTCGTCCCGTCCCCGTGA
- a CDS encoding helix-turn-helix domain-containing protein, with the protein MLLIAWLERLFVDFLNTDNASGDGIEKNDNLKLNTNSRMALPESVQPAVPGIASRYFDSKQAAKFLGISVRHLWTLKNQNLIPWFPLGRCVRYSPEVINAYLTEQMQKKGKRR; encoded by the coding sequence GTGTTACTGATTGCATGGTTGGAAAGGCTTTTTGTGGATTTTTTAAATACTGATAATGCGAGCGGCGATGGCATTGAGAAGAATGACAATCTGAAACTAAATACAAATTCGAGGATGGCGCTACCGGAATCTGTGCAACCGGCAGTGCCGGGCATTGCTTCGAGATATTTTGATTCAAAACAGGCAGCAAAATTTCTAGGAATTTCTGTACGCCACTTATGGACGCTAAAGAATCAAAACTTGATTCCTTGGTTCCCTCTAGGTCGATGTGTTCGCTATTCGCCTGAAGTCATCAATGCATATTTGACAGAACAAATGCAAAAGAAGGGAAAGCGACGATGA